One region of Gossypium raimondii isolate GPD5lz chromosome 6, ASM2569854v1, whole genome shotgun sequence genomic DNA includes:
- the LOC105772393 gene encoding uncharacterized protein LOC105772393 isoform X1: MLRRNIRLRREYLYRKSLEGKERLLYEKKRKIKEALEEGKPIPTELRNEEAALRQEIDLEDNYTSIPKTHIDDEYANATVRDPKILLTTSRDPSAPLIQFVKELKFVFPNAERMNRGGQVISEIIESCRAHEFTDVILVHEHRGIPDGLIISHLPFGPTAYFGLLNVVTRHDIKDKKAIGTMPEAYPHLILDNFKTKLGERTANILKHLFPVPKPDTKRIVTFANRSDYISFRHHIYEKPGGPKSVELKEIGPRFELRLYQVKLGTMEQSEAQIEWVIRPYMNTTKKRSFIGNEPEPDDKRKRNKD; the protein is encoded by the exons atgttgAGAAGGAACATTCGATTGAGGAGAGAGTATTTGTACAGGAAGAGCTTGGAAGGCAAAGAGCGTTTGCTTTATGAGAAGAAACGGAAGATCAAAGAAGCCCTTGAag AGGGAAAACCCATTCCAACTGAACTCCGGAATGAGGAGGCCGCGCTTCGCCAAGAAATTGACCTTGAAGATAATTACACTTCCa TTCCCAAAactcatattgatgatgaataCGCAAATGCAACTGTACGAGATCCTAAGATTTTGCTGACAACATCTCGTGATCCAAGTGCTCCTCTTATACAGTTTGTTAAG GAATTGAAGTTTGTCTTTCCTAATGCAGAGCGAATGAATCGTGGTGGCCAG GTTATATCTGAAATTATTGAAAGTTGCCGTGCGCATGAGTTTACAGATGTAATTTTGGTTCATGAACATCGGGGTATACCAGATGGTTTAATTATAAGTCATCTACCTTTCGGTCCCACAGCATACTTTGGGTTACTCAATGTG GTTACAAGACATGACATTAAAGACAAGAAAGCCATCGGAACAATGCCCGAGGCTTACCCTCATTTGAttcttgataattttaaaaccaaG CTGGGTGAAAGAACAGCGAACATTCTAAAACATTTATTCCCTGTGCCAAAGCCTGATACAAAACGTATTGTGACTTTTGCTAATCGGTCCGACTATATTTCGTTCAG GCATCATATCTATGAGAAGCCTGGAGGTCCTAAATCAGTTGAGTTAAAGGAGATTGGTCCGAGGTTTGAATTGCGGCTTTACCAG GTAAAATTAGGAACAATGGAGCAGAGTGAAGCCCAGATTGAATGGGTTATTAGACCATACATGAACACAACCAAGAAACGCAGCTTTATTGGGAACGAGCCAGAACCAGatgataaaagaaagagaaataaagattga
- the LOC105772391 gene encoding amino acid transporter AVT6C: MSPAAGVKAPLLPGSSKSAPAKPPSVSGAVFNVSTSIIGAGIMSIPATLKVLGVVPAFVMIVVIAWLADISVEFLMRYTHAGDTTTYAGVMGESFGRVGSILVQICVMITNLGCLIIFLIIIGDVLSGNQLEGSVHLGVLQQWFGIHWWNTRAFALLFTLIFVLLPLVVFKRVESLRYSSAISVFLAVVFVGISSVMAIMALLEGKTNSPRMVPELDNKAAFFDLFTAVPVIVTAFTFHFNVHPIGFEMGKPSDMISAVRISMVLCAAIYFAIGLFGYLLFGDSIMADILVNFDQNSGSTIGSVLNDIVRLSYALHLMLVFPLLNFSLRANMDEFLFPNKTLLAKDNTRFWSLTLVILAFCYLAAIAIPNIWYFFQFMGSTSAVSLAFIFPGAIALRDAWGISTARDRILAAVMIVLAVVTSTIAISSNIYSLITENQS; encoded by the exons ATGTCGCCGGCTGCCGGAGTAAAAGCGCCACTGCTTCCAGGGAGCAGCAAATCGGCACCAGCAAAGCCTCCATCGGTATCTGGCGCGGTGTTTAATGTGTCCACAAGCATCATCGGTGCTGGAATAATGTCAATCCCTGCAACACTCAAGGTGTTAGGTGTAGTTCCAGCATTTGTGATGATTGTGGTTATAGCTTGGTTAGCGGATATATCAGTTGAATTTTTGATGAGATACACACATGCTGGGGACACAACTACGTATGCTGGTGTTATGGGGGAATCGTTTGGGAGGGTTGGATCCATCCTTGTCCAAATATGTGTGATGATCACTAATCTTGGCTGCCTCATCATTTTTTTGATTATTATAG GTGATGTTCTGTCAGGAAATCAACTTGAAGGATCAGTTCATTTGGGTGTTTTGCAACAATGGTTTGGCATTCACTGGTGGAACACGCGGGCTTTCGCCCTCCTCTTCACCCTCATCTTCGTTCTGCTTCCATTGGTTGTGTTCAAGCGTGTAG AATCATTGAGGTACAGTTCTGCAATATCAGTTTTTCTAGCTGTGGTATTTGTTGGTATAAGTTCAGTTATGGCAATTATGGCACTCTTGGAAGGGAAAACGAATAGTCCGAGAATGGTACCCGAATTGGACAACAAAGCTGCCTTCTTTGATCTCTTCACTGCTGTCCCTGTAATTGTCACAGctttcacatttcatttcaatg TTCATCCAATTGGTTTTGAGATGGGTAAACCTTCCGATATGATATCAGCAGTCCGAATTTCAATGGTTTTATGTGCTGCCATCTACTTCGCTATCGGACTGTTCGGATACCTTCTGTTTGGTGATTCAATCATGGCAGATATACTCGTAAACTTCGATCAAAATTCCGGTTCAACAATCGGTTCTGTACTCAACGACATTGTTCGATTGAGCTATGCACTTCACCTCATGCTAGTGTTCCCTCTTTTGAACTTCTCGTTAAGAGCCAACATGGatgaatttctttttccaaacaAGACCCTTCTTGCAAAAGATAACACCAGATTTTGGTCCCTCACACTTGTTATTTTAGCCTTTTGTTACTTGGCAGCCATAGCCATTCCTAACATATGGTACTTCTTTCAATTCATGGGATCGACCTCTGCGGTCAGCCTCGCGTTTATCTTCCCGGGAGCCATTGCTCTTAG GGATGCTTGGGGCATATCGACGGCGAGGGATCGGATTTTGGCAGCAGTCATGATTGTTCTGGCAGTAGTAACAAGCACAATCGCCATTTCTTCTAACATATATAGCCTTATAACAGAAAATCAGTCATGA
- the LOC105772390 gene encoding amino acid transporter AVT6C → MKCFSHPKETVGKLLRSQLPFKKYNMKETETGSSDLTPLLADADSLENQSPRGLASVSGAVFNICTTMVGAGIMSIPATVKVLGIIPGFAVMFMIAVLVDITVEFLLRYTQSGKSTTYAGLMAESFGSLGSLAVQICVMVTNLGCLIIYLIIIGDVLCGNESGGTLHLGVLQEWFGIQWWNSRAYVILFVVLFVMLPLVFLPHMNSLRHSSAISILLAVVFIAISSAMAIYAFWKGKTQNMRLLPDFANQVSIFDLFTTVPVLVTGFGFHVNIHPIRSELSRPSDMSYAVRISLAISIAIYFSIGFFGYMLFGESIMSDILVNFDQNSDSAIGQLVNNTVRLSYAMHLALVFPVINFSLRTNIDELLFAKKPVLAKDKSRFTILTCLLLALTYTIAIVIPNIWYFFQFLGSTTVVCLSFIFPGAIVLRDVHGISRRKDKVMAILVIIMAILTSMIAIATNLWTVG, encoded by the exons ATGAAATGCTTCAGTCACCCAAAAGAAACGGTG GGAAAACTACTCAGAAGCCAACTACCCTTCAAAAAATACAACATGAAGGAAACTGAAACTGGTAGCAGTGACCTCACTCCACTTTTAGCTGATGCCGATTCTCTGGAAAATCAATCTCCAAGAGGCCTTGCATCAGTTTCTGGTGCGGTGTTTAACATATGCACCACAATGGTTGGAGCTGGAATCATGTCGATTCCAGCCACTGTTAAGGTTTTAGGCATCATTCCAGGCTTTGCTGTCATGTTCATGATTGCAGTCTTGGTTGATATCACGGTGGAATTCTTGCTGAGATACACTCAATCTGGCAAGTCAACAACCTATGCTGGATTAATGGCAGAATCGTTTGGATCATTGGGTTCCCTTGCAGTTCAAATCTGTGTTATGGTCACTAACCTTGGGTGTCTCATCATTTACTTGATTATCATTG GGGATGTTCTGTGTGGAAATGAGTCTGGAGGAACCTTGCATTTGGGGGTTTTACAAGAATGGTTTGGCATTCAATGGTGGAACTCTCGTGCTTATGTTATACTCTTTGTTGTGCTCTTTGTTATGCTCCCATTGGTCTTCTTGCCACATATGA ATTCATTGAGGCACAGTTCAGCAATATCCATTCTCCTTGCAGTAGTATTTATAGCCATAAGCTCAGCAATGGCAATTTATGCATTTTGGAAAGGGAAAACTCAAAACATGAGACTACTACCAGATTTTGCCAATCAAGTCTCTATCTTTGATCTTTTCACTACTGTTCCAGTCCTTGTTACCGGCTTTGGATTCCATGTTAACA TTCATCCCATAAGATCAGAACTTAGCAGACCTTCTGATATGAGCTATGCTGTAAGGATATCTTTAGCAATCTCCATAGCCATTTACTTCTCTATAGGTTTCTTTGGATACATGCTCTTTGGGGAATCCATCATGTCCGATATCCTAGTGAACTTCGATCAAAATTCGGATTCCGCAATCGGTCAACTCGTAAACAATACGGTTCGATTAAGCTACGCAATGCACCTAGCACTGGTCTTTCCCGTGATTAATTTCTCATTGAGAACTAACATTGATGAACTCCTCTTTGCAAAGAAGCCTGTTCTAGccaaagacaagtcgagattCACGATCCTCACTTGCCTACTGCTCGCCCTTACGTACACAATCGCCATAGTCATACCGAATATTTGGTACTTCTTTCAGTTCCTAGGATCAACAACTGTTGTTTGCCTCTCATTCATTTTCCCAGGAGCCATTGTTCTCAg GGATGTACATGGCATATCGAGGAGAAAAGATAAGGTGATGGCGATTTTGGTGATAATCATGGCTATTTTGACAAGCATGATAGCCATAGCTACCAACTTGTGGACCGTGGGGTAG